One window of the Herbiconiux sp. L3-i23 genome contains the following:
- a CDS encoding MSMEG_6728 family protein, translating into MQTFLPYADLDASMAVLDQARLGKQRVETLQVLRASLLPTYGWQSHPVTQMWRGFLPGLTAYGLANVREWTARGHVDTTAELIREFAPEVDGLDQAELERRGLLPPWFGDDAVHRSHRSNLIRKDEAFYAPQFPGTPGDLDYFWPGVPAGADRVAVEGDDVRILRAATLHEVDHWREDGLIAIGERSPRGKETPVWRAQVQTFLEELTPGTSVGVLVGNGQFIAQAEVLGEPQALVSEGGDAFFARAAAFAGDWVRADFAVPAQLQDPRSLFSAALRR; encoded by the coding sequence ATGCAGACCTTCCTGCCGTACGCCGATCTCGACGCGAGCATGGCCGTCCTCGATCAGGCGAGGCTCGGCAAGCAGAGGGTGGAGACGCTGCAGGTGCTGCGCGCGTCGCTGCTGCCGACCTACGGGTGGCAGTCCCACCCGGTCACGCAGATGTGGCGGGGGTTCCTGCCGGGGCTCACCGCGTACGGGCTGGCGAACGTGCGGGAGTGGACGGCGCGAGGTCACGTCGACACGACGGCGGAGCTGATCCGCGAGTTCGCCCCCGAGGTCGACGGGCTCGACCAGGCGGAGCTCGAGCGGCGCGGCCTGCTGCCGCCGTGGTTCGGCGACGACGCCGTGCACCGCAGCCATCGGTCGAATCTGATCCGCAAGGACGAGGCGTTCTATGCGCCGCAGTTCCCGGGCACCCCGGGGGATCTCGACTACTTCTGGCCCGGCGTCCCCGCGGGCGCCGACCGGGTCGCCGTCGAGGGCGACGATGTCCGGATCCTGCGCGCCGCGACTCTGCACGAGGTGGACCACTGGCGTGAGGACGGCCTCATCGCGATCGGCGAGCGGTCGCCGCGCGGCAAGGAGACGCCGGTCTGGCGGGCGCAGGTGCAGACCTTCCTCGAGGAACTGACTCCCGGGACCTCCGTCGGAGTGCTGGTCGGCAACGGGCAGTTCATCGCGCAGGCGGAAGTACTGGGCGAGCCCCAGGCCCTCGTCTCCGAAGGCGGGGACGCGTTCTTCGCCCGGGCCGCCGCCTTCGCGGGCGACTGGGTGCGCGCCGACTTCGCCGTGCCCGCGCAGCTGCAGGACCCGCGCTCGCTGTTCAGCGCGGCCCTGCGCCGCTGA
- a CDS encoding NAD(P)H-hydrate dehydratase, with the protein MIRTPETVTAALLRGRPLPEPGGSKRDRGDVLIVGGARKTPGAAALAGLAALRVGAGRLTIGVAVSSAPALAVSFPEAGVIDLEETEGGSVSASSIDRLRDSADTDCVLFGPGLDDIDETQALLAALVPAVGDETRVVLDAFALGALARDPGVVDGLRGRILLTPNETEAALLLDRDVDDLERDIPEIAERYGAVVTCHGVIADQDGGLWRVEDGGPGLGTSGSGDVLAGALAGLTGRGADPATAALWASYLHAQAGDRLAQRMGPLGFLARELLDELPSLLATLS; encoded by the coding sequence ATGATACGCACCCCTGAGACCGTCACCGCCGCGCTGCTGCGCGGCCGGCCGCTTCCCGAGCCCGGCGGATCGAAGCGCGACCGCGGCGACGTCCTCATCGTCGGCGGCGCCCGTAAGACGCCGGGCGCCGCCGCCCTCGCCGGCCTCGCCGCGCTCCGCGTCGGCGCGGGCCGTCTCACCATCGGCGTCGCCGTGTCGAGCGCGCCCGCACTCGCCGTATCGTTCCCCGAGGCCGGAGTGATCGACCTCGAGGAGACGGAGGGCGGATCCGTGTCCGCCTCGTCGATTGACCGGCTGCGCGACAGCGCCGACACCGACTGCGTGCTCTTCGGCCCCGGTCTCGACGACATCGACGAGACGCAGGCGCTGCTCGCGGCGCTCGTGCCGGCGGTCGGCGATGAGACCCGCGTGGTGCTCGACGCCTTCGCGCTCGGCGCCCTCGCCCGCGATCCGGGCGTGGTCGACGGACTGCGCGGCCGGATCCTGCTGACCCCGAACGAGACGGAGGCCGCCCTACTGCTCGATCGGGACGTCGACGACCTCGAGCGCGACATCCCCGAGATCGCCGAGCGGTACGGCGCGGTCGTCACCTGTCACGGCGTCATCGCCGACCAGGACGGCGGGCTCTGGCGGGTCGAGGACGGCGGGCCGGGCCTCGGGACGTCGGGCAGCGGCGACGTGCTCGCCGGTGCGCTCGCCGGTCTCACCGGACGCGGCGCCGACCCCGCCACGGCGGCGTTGTGGGCCAGCTACCTGCACGCGCAAGCGGGCGACCGGTTGGCGCAGCGCATGGGCCCGCTCGGCTTCCTCGCCCGCGAACTGCTCGACGAGCTCCCGTCGCTGCTCGCGACGCTCAGCTAG
- a CDS encoding histidine phosphatase family protein yields MGAVELLLTRHGESEANVAAGDAERAGAERIDRPARDPDVVLTATGREQAEAIGHHLRELGPDRAPQAVWVSSYARARETAAIALETAGLDLPVRVDERLRDRELGILDGLTSHGVDVLLPEEAERRAFLGKFYYRPPGGESWADVALRVRSVLSEITVDAAGLRVLVVSHDAVTSVIRYVAERIEERDLLDEVRRNPMPNAALTRLLPRDGAWWAESVNEVEHLTRHDADVTEHSGEPDDTHP; encoded by the coding sequence ATGGGCGCTGTCGAACTCCTCCTCACCCGCCATGGCGAGAGCGAGGCGAACGTCGCCGCGGGCGACGCCGAGCGGGCCGGCGCAGAGCGCATCGACCGCCCGGCCCGCGACCCCGACGTCGTGCTGACCGCGACGGGGCGCGAGCAGGCCGAGGCGATCGGCCACCACCTGCGCGAGTTGGGCCCCGACCGAGCACCGCAGGCGGTGTGGGTGTCGTCGTACGCGCGAGCCCGCGAGACCGCCGCGATCGCCCTCGAGACGGCGGGCCTCGACCTGCCGGTCCGGGTGGACGAGCGGCTGCGCGACCGCGAGCTCGGCATCCTCGACGGACTCACCTCTCACGGCGTCGACGTGCTGCTGCCCGAGGAGGCCGAGCGCCGAGCGTTCCTCGGCAAGTTCTACTACCGGCCGCCGGGCGGCGAGTCGTGGGCCGACGTCGCCCTGCGGGTGCGGTCGGTGCTCTCCGAGATCACCGTCGACGCCGCCGGGCTTCGTGTGCTCGTGGTCAGCCACGACGCGGTCACCTCGGTCATCCGCTACGTCGCCGAGCGGATCGAGGAGAGGGATCTGCTCGACGAGGTACGCCGAAACCCGATGCCGAACGCCGCGCTCACCCGCCTCCTCCCCCGCGACGGCGCCTGGTGGGCGGAGTCCGTCAACGAGGTCGAGCACCTGACGCGGCACGACGCCGACGTCACCGAACACAGCGGAGAACCCGATGATACGCACCCCTGA
- a CDS encoding VIT1/CCC1 transporter family protein: MTATVDSRGPSAADVRRWRRYLADERAEALVYRDLASRRSGEERAILLALADAEGRHEQHWRDLLGDRLRADPPIGLRTRVLGFFARRFGSVFVLALAQRAESRTPYADDRDATEQMAADERIHEEVVRALASRGRERISGTFRAAVFGANDGLVSNLALVLGIGATGVSPQTVLFTGIAGLLAGALSMGAGEYVSVRSQRELLSGTAPSAEVNSAVSDLDVDENELALIYRARGMDEVLARAKATAVLAGHEKVPGAPSGEVDEHEAVGSGWSAAISSFIFFASGAIVPVLPYLFGMTGWPAVALASGLVGIALLGTGTIVGLLSGTSLGTRALRQLLIGLGAAAVTYVLGLLFGTTLG; the protein is encoded by the coding sequence GTGACAGCGACGGTGGACAGCAGGGGACCCTCCGCGGCGGACGTGCGACGGTGGCGTCGCTACCTCGCCGACGAACGAGCGGAGGCGCTGGTCTATCGCGACCTCGCCTCGCGGCGCTCGGGCGAGGAGCGCGCCATCCTGCTCGCCCTCGCCGACGCGGAAGGACGTCACGAACAGCACTGGCGCGACCTGCTCGGCGACCGGCTGCGCGCCGATCCGCCGATCGGCCTGCGCACTCGGGTGCTCGGCTTCTTCGCCCGCCGGTTCGGTTCGGTGTTCGTGCTGGCGCTCGCGCAGCGTGCCGAATCGCGCACGCCGTACGCCGACGACCGCGACGCCACCGAGCAGATGGCGGCCGACGAGCGGATCCACGAGGAGGTCGTCCGCGCTCTCGCCTCCCGTGGGCGGGAGCGGATCTCGGGCACCTTCCGCGCCGCGGTGTTCGGTGCGAACGACGGCCTGGTCAGCAACCTCGCGCTCGTGCTCGGCATCGGTGCCACCGGGGTGTCCCCGCAGACGGTGCTGTTCACCGGCATCGCGGGCCTCCTCGCCGGGGCGCTGTCCATGGGTGCCGGGGAGTACGTGTCGGTGCGGTCGCAGCGCGAACTGCTCTCGGGCACCGCGCCGAGCGCGGAGGTCAACAGCGCCGTCTCCGACCTCGACGTAGATGAGAACGAGCTCGCCCTCATCTACCGTGCGCGGGGCATGGACGAGGTGCTCGCCCGTGCGAAGGCCACCGCGGTGCTCGCCGGGCACGAGAAGGTGCCGGGCGCACCGTCGGGCGAGGTCGACGAGCACGAAGCCGTCGGCAGCGGGTGGAGCGCCGCGATCTCGAGCTTCATCTTCTTCGCCTCCGGCGCGATCGTGCCCGTGCTGCCGTACCTGTTCGGCATGACGGGGTGGCCGGCGGTGGCGTTGGCGTCGGGCCTCGTGGGCATCGCACTGCTCGGCACCGGCACGATCGTGGGGCTGCTCTCCGGCACCTCGCTCGGCACCCGGGCTCTGCGGCAGCTGCTCATCGGGCTCGGCGCGGCCGCCGTGACCTACGTGCTCGGCCTGCTGTTCGGAACGACCCTGGGATGA
- a CDS encoding acylphosphatase codes for MSIARRVIVVGRVQGVGFRYAAVDAAERIGVAGWVRNLPDGRVEAFVEGADDAVEAMLRWLGDGPPSASVDDVTVTEADPAGSMGFRIR; via the coding sequence ATGAGCATCGCGAGGCGGGTGATCGTGGTCGGTCGCGTGCAGGGCGTCGGCTTCCGCTACGCGGCCGTCGACGCGGCGGAGCGGATCGGCGTCGCCGGGTGGGTGCGCAACCTGCCCGACGGCCGCGTCGAGGCGTTCGTCGAGGGCGCCGACGACGCCGTCGAGGCGATGCTGCGCTGGCTCGGGGATGGGCCGCCGAGCGCCTCCGTCGACGACGTGACCGTCACCGAGGCCGACCCGGCGGGATCGATGGGGTTCCGCATCCGGTAG
- a CDS encoding GNAT family N-acetyltransferase produces MLDRPATSFSVTAVDYSDARARGLRRLMDVDSQHRYNPNSSRVEPAELTAKRSRALSVDTAQVVATLLALGADGEPIGHAILRRLRDDWELKRLFVHPHGRGLGVAKALLAEAERRAAADGAPRLILQTGDKQPEAIELYRRSGYTPIPVYEPYIETMPDSLCFEKPLRTP; encoded by the coding sequence GTGCTCGACCGCCCTGCGACCTCGTTCTCCGTCACCGCCGTCGATTACTCCGATGCTCGGGCCCGTGGACTGCGCCGGCTGATGGATGTCGACAGTCAGCACCGCTACAACCCGAACAGTTCGCGGGTCGAGCCCGCGGAGCTCACCGCGAAGCGATCCCGCGCACTGTCGGTCGACACCGCGCAGGTCGTGGCGACGCTGCTCGCGCTCGGCGCAGACGGCGAGCCCATCGGCCACGCGATCCTCCGGCGTCTTCGCGACGACTGGGAGCTGAAGCGGCTCTTCGTGCATCCCCACGGCCGCGGACTCGGCGTCGCGAAGGCGCTGCTCGCCGAGGCCGAGCGGCGCGCCGCGGCGGACGGAGCCCCGCGCCTCATCCTGCAGACCGGCGACAAGCAGCCCGAGGCGATCGAGTTGTACCGCCGCAGCGGATACACCCCGATCCCCGTCTACGAGCCGTACATCGAGACGATGCCCGACTCGCTCTGCTTCGAGAAGCCGCTCCGGACGCCGTAG
- a CDS encoding error-prone DNA polymerase, with protein MPYSNPPIPWSEFEKRLTEATRPTSRPHDADGGDSPAWSVKRAPYRPAPPKAPPIDGPVVPYAELHAHSNFSFLDGASSPEQLLEEAMRLRLDGLALTDHNGFYGVARFAEAAEQHASSRNGAEAHSVKTIFGAELTLGLTKPQNGVPDPEGSHLVVLARGQAGYHALAGAITAAQLDPRAEKGSPRFDLADLADRAGGGWMVLTGCRKGLVRTALGDPAAPDLDAAARELDRLVALFGPGNVVIELTDHGSPADSLVNDALAELARRRSMPIVATGAVHYATPDRHRLAAALAAVRARRSLDELDGWLPASGGAHLRSGAEMAARFARYPGAVENTVDLAADLAFSLRTARPGLPKQKVPDGHTPMTWLRKLVNDAVPVKYPNAPQSHLDRIASELDVIEAKDFPGYFLIVYDIVRFAKSRGILCQGRGSAANSAVCYLLGITAVDSIFYGLPFERFLSSLREEEPDIDVDFDSDRREEVIQYVYEKYGRHNAAQVANVVSYRPKNAVRDMAKALGHSTGQQDAWSRQVERWGGDVQSEDHDIPGPVVDLAQQVLKFPRHLGIHSGGMVMTDRPVGEVVPIEHARMEKRTVLQWDKDDCAYMGLVKFDLLGLGMLAAMQYAFDLADLHFGERFDLETMPKEEQGVYDQLCRADSVGVFQVESRAQIATLPRLQPRVFYDLVVEVALIRPGPIQGKAVHPFVRRRVGEEQVSYLHPKLIPVLERTLGVPIFQEQLMQIAMAVGDCNGEDADLLRRAMGSKRGLEKIDSLREKLYAGMRGNDIDDDTAHVIYRQIEAFADFGFAESHAISFALIVYASAWMRLHYPGVFLAALLRAQPMGFYSPQSLTADARRHGVETRRPDILLSGVWADLEPLTAPSADQIKEFWASTGSDRHERGTKGRNLLDLVRMQGVGASGEDTCLLREQPPVTPRFDKTAPADDARHRRDANYAVRLGLVEVAGLDVKTAQRIVAERESGGDFTSQTDLARRVGLTSAQLETLAAAGAFDSLGMTQREALWGAGAAARERPDYLVGTAVAVQPPLLPMLSDAEQIASDLWATGISPGEHPVSFVRDALGARGVLSATQLRTAETGRRIEVGGVVIHRQRPATASGVTFINLEDETGMVNVICGVGVWQRYRRVAREAPALIIRGVLERTPEGVINVIADRFEPLTLGIRHVSRDFR; from the coding sequence GTGCCGTACAGCAATCCGCCGATCCCCTGGTCGGAGTTCGAGAAGCGCCTCACCGAGGCGACACGGCCGACCTCGCGCCCGCATGACGCCGACGGAGGCGACAGCCCCGCCTGGTCGGTGAAACGGGCACCCTACCGGCCTGCCCCGCCCAAGGCACCCCCGATCGACGGCCCCGTCGTCCCCTACGCCGAGCTGCACGCGCACTCGAACTTCAGCTTCCTCGACGGCGCGTCGTCGCCCGAGCAGCTCCTCGAGGAGGCGATGCGACTGCGTCTCGACGGGCTCGCGCTCACTGATCACAACGGCTTCTACGGCGTCGCCCGTTTCGCCGAAGCGGCCGAGCAGCACGCCTCCTCCCGGAACGGGGCGGAGGCGCACAGCGTCAAGACGATCTTCGGCGCCGAGCTCACCCTCGGCCTCACCAAGCCCCAGAACGGCGTCCCCGACCCCGAGGGGTCGCATCTCGTCGTCCTCGCCCGAGGGCAGGCCGGCTACCACGCGCTCGCGGGGGCGATCACCGCCGCGCAGCTCGACCCCCGAGCCGAGAAGGGCAGCCCGCGCTTCGACCTCGCCGACCTCGCCGACCGCGCCGGCGGCGGCTGGATGGTGCTCACCGGATGCCGCAAGGGCCTCGTCCGCACCGCGCTCGGCGACCCGGCCGCGCCCGACCTCGACGCGGCGGCCCGCGAACTCGACCGCCTCGTCGCCCTCTTCGGCCCGGGCAACGTCGTCATCGAGCTGACCGACCACGGCTCCCCCGCCGACAGCCTCGTGAACGACGCCCTCGCCGAACTCGCCCGCCGCCGGAGCATGCCGATCGTCGCGACCGGCGCCGTGCACTACGCGACCCCCGACCGGCACCGGCTCGCCGCCGCGCTCGCCGCGGTGCGGGCGCGACGCAGCCTCGACGAGCTCGACGGCTGGCTGCCCGCGAGCGGCGGCGCCCACCTGCGCTCCGGCGCCGAGATGGCCGCCCGGTTCGCCCGCTACCCCGGCGCGGTCGAGAACACGGTCGATCTCGCCGCCGACCTCGCGTTCTCGCTGCGCACCGCGAGGCCGGGACTGCCGAAGCAGAAGGTGCCCGACGGTCACACGCCGATGACCTGGCTGCGGAAACTGGTGAACGACGCCGTGCCGGTGAAGTATCCGAACGCGCCGCAGAGCCACCTCGACCGCATCGCGAGCGAGCTCGACGTGATCGAGGCGAAGGACTTCCCCGGCTACTTCCTGATCGTTTACGACATCGTCCGATTCGCGAAGAGCAGGGGCATCCTCTGCCAGGGGCGCGGGTCGGCCGCCAACTCGGCGGTCTGCTATCTGCTCGGCATCACGGCGGTCGACTCGATCTTCTACGGGCTGCCGTTCGAGCGGTTCCTCTCGAGCCTGCGCGAGGAGGAGCCCGACATCGACGTCGACTTCGACTCCGACCGGCGCGAGGAGGTCATCCAGTACGTCTACGAGAAGTACGGAAGGCACAACGCGGCGCAGGTCGCGAACGTCGTCAGCTACCGGCCGAAGAACGCGGTGCGCGACATGGCGAAGGCACTCGGCCATTCGACGGGGCAGCAGGACGCGTGGTCGCGGCAGGTCGAACGGTGGGGCGGTGACGTGCAGTCCGAGGATCACGACATCCCGGGCCCCGTCGTCGACCTCGCCCAGCAGGTGCTGAAGTTCCCCCGGCACCTCGGCATCCACTCCGGCGGAATGGTGATGACCGACCGTCCCGTCGGCGAGGTGGTGCCCATCGAGCACGCCCGCATGGAGAAGCGCACGGTGCTGCAGTGGGACAAGGACGACTGCGCCTACATGGGGCTCGTGAAGTTCGACCTGCTGGGGCTCGGGATGCTCGCGGCGATGCAGTACGCGTTCGATCTCGCCGACCTGCACTTCGGTGAGCGGTTCGACCTCGAGACGATGCCGAAGGAGGAGCAGGGCGTCTACGACCAGCTGTGCCGTGCCGACTCGGTGGGGGTGTTCCAGGTCGAGAGTCGGGCGCAGATCGCGACGCTCCCCCGCCTCCAGCCGCGGGTGTTCTACGACCTCGTGGTCGAGGTCGCGCTGATCCGCCCCGGGCCGATCCAAGGCAAGGCGGTGCACCCGTTCGTGCGGCGTCGGGTCGGCGAGGAGCAGGTGAGCTATCTGCATCCGAAGCTGATCCCGGTACTCGAACGCACGCTCGGGGTGCCGATCTTCCAGGAGCAGCTGATGCAGATCGCCATGGCGGTCGGCGACTGCAACGGCGAGGACGCCGACCTGCTGCGCCGCGCGATGGGGTCGAAGCGCGGGCTCGAGAAGATCGACAGTCTGCGCGAGAAGCTCTACGCCGGGATGCGCGGCAACGACATCGACGACGACACCGCCCATGTGATCTACCGGCAGATCGAGGCGTTCGCCGACTTTGGCTTCGCCGAGAGCCACGCCATCAGCTTCGCCCTCATCGTCTACGCGAGCGCCTGGATGCGCCTGCACTACCCGGGCGTCTTCCTCGCCGCCCTGCTGCGCGCGCAGCCGATGGGCTTCTACTCGCCGCAGTCGCTGACCGCCGACGCCCGCCGCCACGGCGTCGAGACCCGCCGCCCCGACATCCTGCTCTCGGGCGTCTGGGCCGACCTCGAACCCCTCACCGCCCCCTCCGCTGACCAAATCAAGGAATTCTGGGCCTCGACGGGCTCCGATCGGCATGAACGTGGGACGAAGGGGCGAAATCTCCTTGATTTGGTCAGGATGCAGGGGGTGGGGGCAAGCGGCGAGGACACCTGTCTGCTGCGCGAACAGCCGCCGGTGACGCCCCGGTTCGACAAGACGGCGCCCGCCGACGACGCCCGGCACCGCCGCGACGCGAACTACGCGGTGCGCCTCGGACTCGTCGAAGTCGCAGGGCTCGACGTGAAGACCGCGCAGCGCATCGTCGCCGAGCGCGAGAGCGGCGGCGACTTCACCAGCCAGACCGACCTCGCCCGCCGGGTAGGGCTCACGTCCGCCCAGCTCGAGACCCTCGCCGCGGCGGGGGCGTTCGACTCGCTCGGAATGACCCAGCGGGAGGCGCTGTGGGGTGCGGGCGCCGCGGCGCGGGAGCGCCCCGACTACCTCGTCGGCACCGCGGTCGCGGTGCAGCCGCCCCTGCTGCCGATGCTGAGCGACGCCGAACAGATCGCCTCCGACCTGTGGGCGACGGGTATCTCGCCGGGCGAGCATCCCGTGTCGTTCGTCCGCGACGCGCTCGGCGCGCGCGGCGTGCTCTCGGCGACGCAGCTGCGCACCGCCGAGACGGGACGCCGCATCGAAGTGGGCGGCGTCGTCATCCACCGGCAGCGGCCGGCGACCGCGTCGGGGGTGACCTTCATCAATCTCGAGGACGAGACGGGCATGGTGAACGTCATCTGCGGCGTCGGCGTCTGGCAGCGCTACCGCCGCGTCGCCCGCGAGGCTCCCGCGCTGATCATCCGCGGGGTGCTCGAGCGCACACCCGAGGGGGTCATCAACGTGATCGCCGACCGGTTCGAACCGCTCACCCTCGGCATCCGTCACGTGTCCCGCGACTTCCGCTGA